The stretch of DNA AAGGTTATGGCTCCAAAGATGTGTGGATCATCAGGCTTGATAAAGACGGAAAAGAAATTTCACAACTGATTTTAGGTGCGAGAGGACTAGATGAAGTAGAGAAAATGATTCCTACAAAAGATGGCGGTGCGTTGGTAGGGATTTACTCACGCAGCGAAGCTGTGAATATGAGTAATCAGCAATCAGTAATGGGTAATGAAAAAGAGATGATCTCCAATTCAAAAGCTGATCGTTCTACTATTACTAATCACTCATTACCCATTACTTATCAATCCAAAACCACTGAGAATTTCGGAGAAGGTGATTACTGGATCGTAAAGTTGAGCAAAGATGGAAAAGTTGAATGGGAAAAGAACTTTGGAGGAAAAGGAGATGATCATGTAAGAACCCTTGCTTTAACTTCAAGCGGATATATGATCGGTGGAGAGTCCAGATCTGAGAGATCAGGAAACAAAACGGTAGGAATTGAAGAGGGTACCGACCTCTGGTTAATATCTCTTGACGAAAGAGGAACTGAACAATGGCAGAAATCTTACAATTTGGGAAACAGAGATGTTTTGATGGGGATGAATATAATAGGTGGGAAGCAGGAAGATGGAAGCGGGAAGTCGTCAACCAAAGGAATATTGTTGGGTGGATATACCCAGGCAGAAGGAAGAATAGAATCTAATGATGAAACCTTCTGGATGCTGTATTTGAATCAGGATGGAAATGAACAGTGGAGAAAGCATGTTAAAGGAAAGGAGAAGAAAAAAGAGGAAAGACTTTCAGATTTAAAATTAAATAAAGATGGCTCGATCATCCTGGCAGGAACCAGTGCAGAGGAATTAGGAAAGGAGAACTGGAAGATTGTGAAGTTAGGAGACAAACAGCTTGATCAGTTAATTGAAAAGCAAGACATTAAAATCTACCCGAATCCGGTATCTGACTTTGCATATGTGGAGATTGGATTTGAAGGTTTGAAAGCTGGATTGTTTGAGGCTGAGATTGCCGTATATGATATGAGTGGGAGACAATTACAGAGCGTGAAAACAAAGAACAGAGTGACTAAGCTGAATACCCAGAGCCTGATTCAGGGGGCTTACCTGGTGACTGTAAAAACGGATACGAATAAAACAGCGAATGCTAAACTAATCAAGAAATAATATGATAAACAAGAGAATAATGCCTTTTATTTTTTTATTAGGCTTTTTAAATATTTATGCACAAAGTAATAACGATTCTTTTTATTTTTTTAAAAATCTACCGACCTCTCCTTCTACAGCTAGATTCTTAAGATATGGAGATATACAAAACTCAGAATTTACTGGAACCAATGCTCCTAAAATCCCACTTTATACTGTTGAAGAAGGAGATATCAAGCTCCCACTAACATTAGATTACATTTCTGGAAATGGAATCAAAGTAGCAGATGAAGCTTCCAGTGTAGGATTAGGCTGGAATATAGGTTTCCCAGCTATTGTACAGTCTGTAATAGGTGAAGATGATTTTGATTATAATATCGAACATTTAAAAATTGATTTACATTATCAAAAAGCACCGTGGCCAGCATTAGGGTATAATAGTAAGTATTTAGAATCTAAAGGAGGAAAACAACAACCATCGGACTACATTGAACAACCAGAAATAGGCAAGTATACTTATTATTATTCTATTCATCATACTTTACCAGTTAATGGATTCTTTAAAACGTTCGCCAATGATAGACCTTATGATGCTTCACCGGACATATTTTCAGTCAATATATTTGGAGAAAAACTGGAATTTTTTATTTCAAATCATAAAGACCTGAATACTGCTAATGCGGTACCGCAATTTACGTCTTTAAAAAAAGGATATAGAATTTCATTTAATAAAGCAACTTCAACATTTAATATTACCAATCCAAAAGGGCTTACTTTTACATTTGGTAGAGTTGAAGAAGTTAAATTCATTAATGTTAGCAATAGAAATTATGTGCTTACAGGAATTAGAGATAAAAATAATAAGGCTCTAACCATAGAATACAACCAATATAACAATGTAAGAAACTTTATTCCCAATTCAAAAAACTTGAATTACAATCAAGAAGTTACAGCCAATTATACATATTGTGAAGGTATTCCACTATACTACCTCAATGATAATTATGTAGCATCCACAAAACTCAATGGAGTTGACTCTGTACCATGGGCATTCCAGACAGCAGGAGTTGGTAATTACCTAATATCTATTTCACCAGACTTTCTTACTGTTCAAAACTATTTACAAATTTCAAAAATATCGGGGGAGTTTGGAAGCTTAAATTTTCTTTATACAAACAGAGAAGATTTTCCCACTGCTAAACTTTCGAAAATCACTTTAAAAAATAATATTAATGTTGATATTAAAAATATTGATTTTGAATATGATTATGTGGTAGCAGAAAATAGTCCCCTTAAAAGTGCTCGTGCAGATCTTTTTGATGACAATAGAATGAGAAAAAGACTTTTCTTAAGAAGCTTAAGCATCAATCAAAATGAAAATTATACGTTTGCTTATAAAAATGAAAACATGCTGCCTAGAAAAGATTCTTATGCAGTGGATTACTGGGGGTATGCAAATGGAGGGATCAATAACAAAACTTATTTTTTAAATCCTACTGATTTTACAGGTTCTAGCCTTCCAATTACTGATCTTAATAACAATAAGAAGCAAGCAGATAGTTATTATACAACAGCAGGAATTTTGGATCGAATTAATTATCCCACACGAGGATTTTCAGAATTTAATTATGAACTGAATTCCTCTAGTAATTTATTTTCTACTTATAACCCCTCTGCAATAAAGAATGGAAAGGGTATTCGTCTTGAAAGCCAAACCAATTATGACTTTGATGCCAATGTTGTTGATAAAACAAAATTTGTTTATGATGAAGGGTACTCAACTAATCCTTTACATCTAATAACAGAATATACTACAAAATATATCCAATCAAATGCCAATCAAATTTTTGCAACAAGATTAGTCTCAATCAATTCCACCAATAATTATAGTGTTTCACCACTCTCTTCAGGAGATTTTGTAGCATATAAAAAAGTTACCAAAGTAGAAGTGGAGAACTCAGGAAATAATAAAGGTAAAATCATTTCTAATTATAGCATTAATCCCGATGCCTTTTATCAATTCTTTACTTATCAATTGCAAATTTCAATACCACGGACAAAAGCAGCAGGAGTAGAAAATGGAATGTTATTATCACAAGAATTTATCAATGCAAATAATCAGACTGTTCGAAAAATAATTAATAATTATAATACCGTATATTCCGATATCTTTTATGGTACTATGTTTACTCCAGTAAATGAATCCCTATTTCTTTGTACCAATATGACAGGGGGACCAACTGCAGGTTTCGGAATTAGAACTTTATCAATTGTTTCTCATTTTCCCATATTTTCAAAAGAAAGTCTATTATCTGACACCACAGTAACCGAATTTTTTGGAAATCAACAAGTGACTAATAAAACAAATTATTTATATAATTCTGATAACTTTCTAGAACAAAAATCAGTTTTAACAAGCGGCCAAGATCAGATTACTGAAAACTATTTGTATACGTCTCAAATACCAAGACTTCAACAAGCCAATATTTTATCCGAAAATATAGGTAAAAACATTTCTAAAAATGGGAAACAGATATTTGGTCAGGTTTCCAGGTATCAAAATAATTCACATTATAATCCCACTTCAATTTTACAATATGATCTTTTAGCCAATTCTTTTTTTATTGAAGGGACCTATGATTTATATGATAAAAATAATTTATTACAGTATACCGCTAAGGATGGAACTCCTACAACAGTTTTATGGGGATATAGAAATACTTTACCTATTGCCAAAGTTGAGGGGGCAAGCTACAGCCAAATAATGCAAGCTTTTGGATTGAATGGAAATAGCTCTAATTCATATTTACAACTGGATATTGTTAAAAAATCAAATTTAGATATTAATGATACTACCGAAGAAAATATGATTTCAGCTCTAGATAATTTTAGAAATAAATCAGAACTTAAAGACTTTCAAATAACCACTTATACCTACGATCCGTTGGTTGGTGTTAAAACAATCATTCAACCTTCAGGGATTAGAGAATATTACAAATATGATTCATCCAATAGACTTAAGCAAATACTAAATGATGAGAATAAAATTATAAAAGAATTTTCTTATAACTACTCTCCATTAAGATATTATAACTCTGAACGAAGTAAAACTTTTGTGAAAAATTGCGGCAATAATGCCACTGGTACTTCATTTACATATGTGGTACATGCCAACAAATATGTATCGATGATCAGTCAACAAGACGCGGATTCACAAGCGATTAATGACATTAATGTAAATGGGCAAAATGCTGCTAATAGCGACCCTAATGGAACATGTACATATATTAGCTGTGATATTAAATTTAATGTTTCAGGAGGAGGGGGAATCTCACTTGCTAACCATACAAATTATAAAGTAGCGTTAAGTTTTTCATCAGGGTTCGATTTACCTTGGAAAACTACAGGAGTTTTAGTAGGTACAATTAATGGAAATTGCAGACCGTCAGTCGAGAGAACATCTGGTGCATATAATCAAGGAGTTTGGACCATCATCATTAAAACTAATGGGGATATAATTGCAAAGAAAGTAGAAGGAACAGCTCCAAACAACACTACTTATAATCTAGAATTTACATATCCAACCAATTAACAAATCATGAAAAAAATAATTATCCCTATAGGAGCCTTGCTGATCGCAGGATTAGCCCATGCCCAGTTAAGCCCGACTGAAAATTACGTTTATTCCAAAACATATCTTGATTATAATGCCAGTAATCAGCCTACCAAAACTGCAGAAACCGTAGAGTATTTTGATGGCTTGGGAAGACCTAAACAAATTATTAATATCAAAGCCTCACCTTTAAGAAGAGATGTGGTTACCCATATTGAATATGATGGTTTTGGAAGACAGACTAAAGACTTTCTTCCTGTACCTCAAGCTCAAAGCTCTAATGGAGCCATTGTTTCCAATCCTTTAGCCAATGCTACTCAGGCCAGCATCTATGGGCAGGAAAAGATCTTTGCAGAAAAGACGCTGGAAAATTCTCCTCTGGATAGAATACTGGAACAGAAACAGGTGGGTAATGCCTGGAACACAAAACCGGTAAAGTTTGACTATGGAACCAATACGGCTACAGAGGTCAGAAAATATGTGACCACAACCACTTTCATGGAAGGAAGAACGAATTCTGTCTTAAAAGTGGCTGCCAATGATGCGAACTCTGCAAGTGGGTTTTATAAAGCCAATCAACTCTATAAAAACTCGGTAAAGGATGAAGATGGCAATGAAACCATAGAGTTTAAAAATGGCCAGGGTCAGACTCTTTTAGTCAGAAAAGTATTAGGAGCCGGTCAGAATGCAGATACCTATTATATCTATAATGAATATAATCAATTGGCTTTTGTCCTTCCCCCTGAAGCTTCCAACGCAGCCAGGAGCTTAGGAGTAGGTGTCCAGTTTCTAGATGGCTTTTTGGTTAATCATTGTTATCAGTATCATTATGATGGGAAAAACAGGTTAGTACAAAAGAAACTTCCGGGTAAAGAATGGGAACATATGGTGTATGATAAAGCTGACCGTCTTATTATGACTCAAGATGCAGAAATGCGTAAGACCAATAAATGGCTGATCACTAAATATGATCAGTTGGGAAGAGTTGCCTATACTGGAATTTTAACGGGGAACAATAGAATGGATAGGCAGACCCAGGCAGGAAATTTAGCTATTATTGAATCAAGGGAATCTGGTGGATTTATTCGTAATGGAATGCGTATTTATTATAGTAACAGTCACTTCTCTAATATAGAGACGGTTTTGAGTGTGAATTATTACGATACCTATCCTCCGGGATCTCCTACGGTTACCAATGTTTTTAATCATCAGCTTCTGACCGATAATCCTTCACAAGATCGTTCTACTAAAGGACTTCCTTTAGCCTCGTATATTAAAAATATAGAAGATGATGCCTGGACTAGAAATTTCACCTGGTATAATTCCAAAGGTCAGGTAATGGGAAGCCGAAGTATTAATCATTTAGGAGGCTATACCATTCTTAACCATCAGCTTGATTTTTCAGGAACACCTCTGCGTACAAGTACTTACCATAAAAGAATTGCAGCTGATACTGAAAAACAGATACACGAATACTTCACGTATGACCATCAGAACAGACTTCTGATGCATCGACATAAGGTAGGACCTAATCCTCTTGAGATCTTAGCTCAGAATAAATACAATGAGCTATCCCAGTTGGAAAATAAGAAAGTAGGTGGAGTAAGTGCTGCTGCACCACTTCAGCAAGTGGATTATCAATACAATATCCGAGGCTGGATGACTCATATTAATGATCCTGCTAATTTAGGAACTGATTTGTTTGGGTATAAAATAAAGTACAACCAGGTAGAAGGATTACAAACCCCAAATGTTAGCTTTTCCAATTTGAAAGTACTTCCTAAATTTAATGGGAATATTGCTGAAGTCGACTGGAAAACTGCATCTTCTCCTAATGATAATTTAAGAAGATATGGGTATGTATATGATGGTTTAAATAGATTACTGGCAGGATTTTACCAAAGAGATGCCAATCCATCGGCAAGAGAATATTTTGAAAAGATGGATTATGATTTGAATGGAAATATTATCAATCTCAAAAGATCAGCTCAGGTACAGTCCGGAAGTACGGCAGCATTAATTGATGATTTAACGTATTCTTACAATGGAAACAGGCTTAATAAAGTGACCGATGCCACCCAAAGTATTTCAGGATATCCTACAGGAGGAGCAACCATAGCTTATGATCTCAATGGGAATATGACGAGTCATCCTGATAAAAAAATTAATGAAATCACTTATAATTATTTAAACTTACCGAATAGCTTTAAGATATTGGGTGAAGGGAGATTCAGACCTAGTTATAATTATACTTACAGATCAGATGGGGTGAAAGTAAAAAAGAATTCTATCCCGGGACTTACAATCGATATTCAAACCGATTATCTGGATGGGTTTCAATATGAAGATAATGTTTTACAATTTGTTCCAACCTCAGAGGGCTATTATGATTTTGTAAAAAATAAGTATATTTACCACTATACGGATCATTTAGGAAATGTGAGATTAAGTTATACCAGAAACAATACAAGCTTAGAAATTATTGAAGAGAATAATTACTACCCATTTGGATTAAAGCATGAGGGATATAATCCCTTGAATGGAAATCCTGCTTATCAATACAAATACAACGGTAAAGAATTACAAACTGAAACCGGGATGTATGATTATGGTGCTAGGATGTATATGCCGGATATTGGTAGATGGGGAGTTGTTGATCCACTAGCGGAAAAAGGTGTTAATCTTACTCCATATCGTTACGGTTTTAATAGTCCTATAATGTATACAGATCCATTAGGTTTGTTTGAGTCAAGAAAAGAAGCTCGGGAATATCGACGAGAACATAATATTACAGGTTCTATAAAGAAAAATGATAATGGTTCCTTTTCTATAAATGATAGAACCAATAGTGTTAGTTATTCCAAAGGAACAGAAGGCTCAGGAGAAACTTTCAAAAATGATGGCGTTCAAGAATCAGCTTTGATTACTGTAAGTAAGAAAACCGATAACCAACAACAGAACATATACTCTCCATTAGGACAAGGAAACACATTGCTATCTCTTAATGGAACTTATATGTCGGCTTTTTCAGATAAAATGTATATTGGTACAGCTAGAAGAAATGCTCCCTTCAATTATTTAGGAACTAATTATTATGGAAATGGACGGACATTTTTGAAACAAGGAAATTTGATCAAAGCAGGAAAAGTTATTGGAAAAGGAACAGTAGTAATCGGAATAGGATTAGATATTTATGGAGTTAGTCAGTATTATGACAATCCTAATTCTCCAAATGCAGTACATCCAGTAAAAGCAGGAACAAATACAGCAATGTCACTTTATGGTTTAACAGGTGTTGGTACAATCCCTTCTTTATTATATTTTGGAGTGGATAATTTTTATCCGGGAGGCTGGGAAGGAGCCTCTGAAACGGCTGGGAAAACGGAAGCAAATGAAAGAGCAATGACAGGACATTCATTTTTAAGTAATTCAGCTTTAAAACAATAATTATCATGTATTTAAAAAAGGCTTATTATTATTTATTTTATAAATTATATAAATTTTGGGAGTACATTTCGATTCCTAGATTCTGGAGTGATGTTAAAGCATCATTGTCAATAGATTTACTTATATTATTTACTATTGCATCTATCTTTTTTTATTTTGATTTGAGTTTTGGAAGTAAAACAAAATTTTTAATATGTTTAATATTAATGTTATTTGTTTCAAATTATTTGTTTTTAAGAAATAGTAATTGGAAAGATTATATTAATCATTTTGAAAAACTATCAAAAACTCAAAATAATAAGGGAACAATAATAGTTTGCACTATTATTATATTGATACTTATCAATTTTATATACTCAATTTACTGGATGGATCGGAGAGCTCAATATAATGGAACTGGTCCTTATTCCAAAGAGTACTTAAATAACAAAGCCACTCAATGAGTGACTTTGTTATCAGTATAAGTATAGTATAAAGAAATTGCAGTAAAAAGAGTATTAATCATGAGTGACAGAAATGTTGAAGTCCCTTATCAATTGTAAATAATTATAACCTGAGACAAAGATGTATATGCCAAATATTTTGGAAGATGGCTGACCAATATATTAAGGTTCATTTTATATAAACTGATTTTACACTTCTTAAAAATAAAAGAAAAGTTTAAACAACAAACCCGCTCAATGAGCGGGTTTGTTATTTATTAAAAAGTATACAACAGACCTATTGAACAATCAACAAACACCCCTTATTCTTCGCAATACTAATCTCTTCATCCACCTTAAATTCTTTTGCTTCCTGAAAATCTTTAATTGAAGGAGCGCTGATCTTCAGATTTTTAGAATTGAGCCCTAATCTTTTCCAATCTACTTTCAATCGTACCCGGGTATCTTCCGGTGCCCAGCTTGCAAGGGAAATCATTATTTTTTTGCCTTGTTGGTAAACTGTTGCCAATACTTTAGGATGATCGGTTTTAACGGGATTGTCATTAACCCAATAACCAATCATCCGGGAACCTTTGATTCCGAAATCATCCCAGGCTTTCCACAGATAAGTCGGATTACTCTTTTCAGACCAGCCTAAACGGCTTGTCATCCCATACAACATTCCTTTCCAGGGATTTCCATTATCTTGTAACATTTCTCCCATCAATCCGAAAGGAATCCCGCTCACTTCCGTCAGCAAAAATTCCGGACTGGTATTGTTATAATCAAAGTACTCCCCGAACCACAAACGGTTGATATAAGGAAAATGTTCAAGATAAAGATTGGCACTGTTGTTAAAGCCGTCTTTATCATTGTATTGATTGGCAGAATGCAGGTCGATGATACCCGGATGTCCTTTCTGGGTCATTACCCTTTTAATCCTTTTCATAGTTACCCTGTCAAAAGCAACATCATCCAGGTAGATTCCGTCAATATCTAAATTATTGACCAGCCAGTTCATTCCTTCCACATAGTAATTATGCCAGCGGTTCATTCCACTGTTAATAATCGCAGCATCTTTGAACTCCGGTACATACCATGCTGCAATATAATTATCGTGAAGATGCTCCTGTAACCAAGAATAGCCTCCACCCTTTCCTGCGGAAAATACTTCCTGTCTAAGACTTTTCACCGGGTATAGCTCATACATTCTGTTGGAAACTTCACGAATGGTATTATAGATTTTCACTTTCAGTCCTTTTTCATGGGCTTTGGTGATATATGCTTTCATTTCTTTTGTGGCCACAAACGGATAATTAATATAAGGATTGATCTCATTACCATGGTGAATATTAATCACATTAGCACCGCTTGCCTGTATGGTTTCAACAGGTTTATAGGCATGATAAAACCGATTATTCCACTGATCATCCGTATTGATCGGGTGAAAAGGAGTAATAAGAAAGTGAAAGTTATAGTATAGCTCCTCTCCTTTTTTCATACTTCTGGCACCGCTAAAATTGTTAACTAAAATTTTAGATCCTATTTCCCTGATACTGACACCTCCCTTATTTCCATTCCCCCAGGAAGCAGGAAGAATTAAAGGTTTTTGAAGATAAAAATTGGTATTAAGAGGTCTCGAATAATTTTGGTCGCGTAAAGAAAATTGTATTCCTGCATTCACATTTCCTAACCACGCTCCATCTTGATTTTTCTTGGTAACATCCCATTTCCAATCAAAATTCTCCGGCCTGTAGCCTCCTTTCTGACCTAATCCCATCATATAGGTGGCTTTATCTTTTGCAAAAGGAATTTCCATAGCAATATCCTGAAGCTGAACATCATTCAATGCTATGATCTTTACGGTATACTCCATAAATCCGTCAAACTCAATAGAACCGTCAACCTGCATTTTCAGATTCTCTGATGTGCTTGTGCTATTCCATGATATTTTTCCTTCTTCCTTTCCGGTGAAATGAATTCCTGAAGTTTTCCACTTCTCGGCTTCTGTTCCCTGACCTTTTACAACAAAATGTATAGGTTCATTCAGGAGAACATTAGGCATTTTCCCGATGGAAGTCATCTCCGGACTAAAGAAAGTCTCAATCTGCTTTGGAAATCCTGATTCATCCAGGAATACTTTTCGTCCCAACAATGAAACCTCCTGCCCTTTCAGTTGTAATGGGACATAGGGCTTTATCACTGTATTAGCCTGTGCCATGGTTGAATTGAGCCATGGAAGACGAGTCATCTTCCAGGGTTCATCAAAACCTTTATCAACAGATTTTTTTTCACTTATAGTCAATACAATTTTCACTGTTTGAGCAGCTGCATTTTCAGGCTGAATGGTAAGCATTCCTGCATAGACTCCGGGAGCCTTATTTTCAGGAATGTCAAAACCGCACCAAAAAGGCTGTAAATCATCTCTTTTAACATCTACGTTGAGTAAAAGTTTTTCCCCTTTATAATCTACGCCCCCAGTGTTTATACAATCAAAATAGCTGGATTCAATGACTCCTCCTGAAATACTTTTCAATGAAGAAGCTGTAATTTTCACTTTTTTAAGATCTGTTTTTACAGGGAGCATTCCAATCTGAAAAGCATAAAATGCTCCTCTATCCGCTTTCCCCTCCAGTACTGCAGAATCTTTTTTATCATTCGTCCAATGCTGAGGAATTCTGTTCATTTTAATAGGCTTTTCCCTCACTTCAGGAAAAAGCAGATAAGCTTTATCTTGATACTTCTTTTTATACTGGTCAATTTCTTTTTGGGTAGCAATCATTTCCATGGGATCGTTGCTGTTGAATTTGTCTGCCGATTCAATCCTTAATACCCTGGCTGACGCTGCATCTGAGTTTTTAGTTATCGGCTGAACAGTCCTTTTCAGATAAGTCGCTGTAGGATAATTCGTCCTATCATCCAGTTGATAAGGGAGAAAATAGACATAGTAAATCCCTTTTCCCGATACCGGAGTAAAAATGAATGAACCTTCTTCCTCATTGGTATTCAAGTACACATCCGGTTCATATTGCTTTTGGGTAAGACTATCCATAATAATCAGTTTCTGATCCGGCTTTACCCGGATGTTACGCCATGGAATAGTTACTTTAGCCTGCTTGGTCGATGCTTCCCATCGCAATATGGCTCGCTGATTTCCCAGCTTGTCAGCATCCCATTTCTGGGTTTGAGGAGGATATATATGTTGGGCGAAGCTAAAACCCGGCGTAAGAATTCCCGTCAGGATGATTGGATAAAGTCTTTTTAAAAGCATATTAAATTTGAATAAAGTGATAAAAACTGGTTCTTGTCTTTCAAATTTAATATAATTCACCATACATAAGAGAAACATTTAGTGATTTTTCAATATTTTTAAGGAAATAAAGAGCTTAAAGGGTATGATCGTGAATAACAAAACCTCCCCTAAGGGAGGTCAAAAAACACAAATGATGAAAAAAAATTATTATATTTATAATGCAATATAAAAGCACTTAATTCTTATACAAAGATACACCGTAAAACAACAATAATTCATGAGTAGAATCATAAAACACGAAATCCTACTATAAAAGCAGGATTTACATGTATTTTTTTATCAATAATCTGAACTATTCCCATTCAATAGTTGCAGGTGGTTTGCTTGAAATATCATAAGCCACTCTG from Chryseobacterium piperi encodes:
- a CDS encoding glycoside hydrolase domain-containing protein, translating into MLLKRLYPIILTGILTPGFSFAQHIYPPQTQKWDADKLGNQRAILRWEASTKQAKVTIPWRNIRVKPDQKLIIMDSLTQKQYEPDVYLNTNEEEGSFIFTPVSGKGIYYVYFLPYQLDDRTNYPTATYLKRTVQPITKNSDAASARVLRIESADKFNSNDPMEMIATQKEIDQYKKKYQDKAYLLFPEVREKPIKMNRIPQHWTNDKKDSAVLEGKADRGAFYAFQIGMLPVKTDLKKVKITASSLKSISGGVIESSYFDCINTGGVDYKGEKLLLNVDVKRDDLQPFWCGFDIPENKAPGVYAGMLTIQPENAAAQTVKIVLTISEKKSVDKGFDEPWKMTRLPWLNSTMAQANTVIKPYVPLQLKGQEVSLLGRKVFLDESGFPKQIETFFSPEMTSIGKMPNVLLNEPIHFVVKGQGTEAEKWKTSGIHFTGKEEGKISWNSTSTSENLKMQVDGSIEFDGFMEYTVKIIALNDVQLQDIAMEIPFAKDKATYMMGLGQKGGYRPENFDWKWDVTKKNQDGAWLGNVNAGIQFSLRDQNYSRPLNTNFYLQKPLILPASWGNGNKGGVSIREIGSKILVNNFSGARSMKKGEELYYNFHFLITPFHPINTDDQWNNRFYHAYKPVETIQASGANVINIHHGNEINPYINYPFVATKEMKAYITKAHEKGLKVKIYNTIREVSNRMYELYPVKSLRQEVFSAGKGGGYSWLQEHLHDNYIAAWYVPEFKDAAIINSGMNRWHNYYVEGMNWLVNNLDIDGIYLDDVAFDRVTMKRIKRVMTQKGHPGIIDLHSANQYNDKDGFNNSANLYLEHFPYINRLWFGEYFDYNNTSPEFLLTEVSGIPFGLMGEMLQDNGNPWKGMLYGMTSRLGWSEKSNPTYLWKAWDDFGIKGSRMIGYWVNDNPVKTDHPKVLATVYQQGKKIMISLASWAPEDTRVRLKVDWKRLGLNSKNLKISAPSIKDFQEAKEFKVDEEISIAKNKGCLLIVQ